The Bradyrhizobium barranii subsp. barranii genome segment GATGCGACACGCGGTGCGACCTTCCGCTGGTCGAGCGGTACCAGCAGTTGCCGTTCCTCCAATAATATCGATGCCAATGTTGATGTCGCCGGTGGGCGCCCGCGATGGCTCCGGCCGTCGCCCCTATGGCGGCGCCGCGGCGACCACCAACAGCACCACCGATGACGGCACCTCGAAGCGCACTCTGAGCAAATGATTCGCTGGAAGGGACCATTCCTGCGAACGAGAGCAGGATGACGAACAGTGCAAGCTTTCGCATCGGGGGCCTTCCCTTGATTGATCGCTTCTGCCATGCCGTGCCGCCGAATAGCTCCGAGCGGTGATTAGCGCCGCCGCGGAGCGGCATAGCGCGGGTTGATGCCGCAATATGCGTTCGTGCCAGAAGCAGCAGCCAGGCATTGCGAGCGGGTGGCGAACTGACAATTGCCCGGAAAGCCCCAATTGCGACCTCGCAGGCAGTATCGATCCGCCTCGGCAGCTCGGACTGGCTCCAAAAAAGCAAGGAATACAGCGGCAGTGAGTAACGTCAGCATCGGAGCGACACGATCCATATCGATCTCCGTGGATGGATGGAGGTGAATATACTGGCGGCGCGAGCGGAATACCGCCAGTAAAAGCCCTTGCCAGACGCTGGGGCGTTTATTGATGCTACCTGGCGCGAAAAGCGCTCATGCTATTCAGGCTCGGAACCGCTTGTAGGTAAACGTAACAATTGCCATTGCGTGTCCTTGAATGCGGACCGCTGGCCGGATGACGTACGGCTTTCGGATATCGAGCCCCGTTTGATCTGCGCCGCCTGCGGCAGGCGGGCGCCGATGTCGCGCCAGATGGAGCCGCAGAGACATGGTTCGGGGAGAACGATCCTGAGGGCGTGGCGTTTGAATATGAGGTTCTGAACCGGATCGGCCGCAGGACTATCTACGCCATGTTAGTAATCGTTGTGCTGCTGATCGACTGGTAGATTCTCGCACCGCTTTGAAGGAGTGAGACGTCGTCGCGCAAGGCCAATGAACCTTGCATACTTGTAACGAGGCGGACACCGAAGCGCCTTCTGGGGTAAATGCTGGCGGAATGTGAGGGCTTATAAAAGCCGACCCTGGCCCACGGGATTTACTCCGATGTTATTTCAAGCGGCGATTATTTGCCTGATCGTACTCAGCATCGGCGTTCTCGTCGCCCACGCGGTTGACGCTCTCAGAACGTAGCGAGCCCGCCAGCGTGAACCGGCGGGCCTCCATCTCGGTCTTCTCAGTTCACGCCCAGAGTCTGGCGTTGAAGTAGATGCGGCTGGGGTTGAGGAGGTTCGTCCGCTGGGCAGCCTCCTCCGATCGGACTGGGGTACAGTCGCCCGCGCATCGATCATCACGGCGTGATCGCCGATACATGTCATCGCACCGGCATGTCGCTCTCGCTCATACGAGCTGTTCGTCCGCTTGCGTCTTCTATCGCCCCGCCTTCGCCAAGCCCGCCAGGCTCGCCGCCAGCTCATCGCTTCGGAACGGCTTCGTCAGCCGCGACAGGTCCGGCGTGATGCCTTCGTTGTTGGCGTAGCCTGACACGACGAGGATCTGGAGCTCGGGATATTGATTGCGCAGCGCGAGGCCGAGGTCTGTGCCGCTCATGCCGGGCATCAAATGGTCGGTGACGAGCAGGTTCGGCCGCAGGCCTTCCCTGACGCGCTGAAGCGCGTCCTCCGCCGAGGCGGCTTCGACGACGTTGTAGCCGAGCTCGCCCAGCATCTCGGCGGTGCTCATGCGCACCAGCGGTTCGTCATCCACCAGCAGAGCCGTGCCGACGGGCTGTGGCCGCAGTTTTGATTGCGGGACGGCATCAATGGCGCTCGCGACGGCGTGGCTGACCGGCAGCCACAGCTCGACCGTCGTCCCCGCGCCCACGGCGCTCCTGATCGTCAGCGCGCCGCCGAGCTGTGACGCAAGGCCGTGGACCATCGAGAGACCGAGACCGGTGCCTCGCCCGACGCCCTTGGTCGAGAAGAACGGTTCGACGGCGTGGGCCAGCGTGAACTCGTCCATGCCGATGCCGGTATCGGCGACGGAGATGCAGACATAGGCGCCCGGTGCCAATTCCGAATTGTGAGAGTCTCCAACCGTCCGGGCCTTCGCCGAGATGCGCAGCTTGCCGCCGCCGGGCATGGCATCCCTGGCGTTCACGCTGAGGTTCAGGATCGCCATCTCGATCTGGTTGGGATCAGCCATGGCCGCAGGAAGGTCTTCCGGCGTGTCCACCGTCACCTGGATTTGCGGTCCGGTCGTGCTCGAGATCAGGTCTCCCATCTCGGCAACGAGGAGACCGATGTTGACGGGAATGGCCTGAAGCGGTTGCCGGCGCGCGAAAGCGAGCAGGCGCTGAACCAGCGTCTTGGCGCGCTCGGCCGCCTGTGCCGCGCCGGCGATGAGGCGATGCTCGCGCTCGCCGCCGATGCCCTTGCGCTGAAACAGGTCGAGCAGGCCGACGATCGGCGTGAGCAGATTGTTGAAGTCGTGCGCGACGCCGCCCGTGAGCTGGCCCATGGCCTCCATCTTCTGGGCCTGGCGGAGCGCCTCCTCGGCCTGCGCGAGTCGCGCCTGCTCCTCCAGGCGATCCGTCACGTCGACCCCGGTCAGGAACGCGCCGATCCGCGTGCCGTCCGGAGCGCGCAGCGCCTCGAACTTCATCTCGTAGACGCGGCGGTCGAACCGGGGATCGCCGAACTCATCGATGTTGGTGAAGGCTTCGCCGGCCAGCGCCCGGCTCCAGATCGCGGTCGCCGCAGCGAGATGCTCGGGCCGGTCGGCCAGAAATTCGTGCAGGGAATCGCCGATCTGCGGCCGCCTGCCGTAGATGCGCTGATAGGCATCGGCGCAGGACGTGTTGATCGCCAGCCAGCGATAATCGCGATCGAGCGCCTGGATCTGTCCGTCGGTGGTTTCCACGATCGTCGCCAGCAAATGACGCTCGGCGGTGCGTTCGGCGACGCGCTGCTCGAGGGTCGTGGTCAGCTCCCTGTATCGCGCTTCGCTCGCCCGCAGCCGCGTCTCGCCCAGTACGCGCTCCGTCGTCTCGGACACGATGCAAAGCACTCCGCCGACCGAGCCGTCATCGTCCCGTACGGCCGAGTAGGAGACGTCCCAGTAGCTGGTTTCGCCGTAGCCGTGGCGCTCGACGTAGAACGGACGATCCTTGGCGGCGAATGTCTTTCTGGTTCGGCGCACGCCCGACAGGAGCGGTTCGAGATCGTCCCACAGCTCCCCCCAGTTTTCGATCGCGGGGCGACCGAGGGCGCGGGGATGATTGGCGCCGATGCCCGGGGCGTAGGCGTCATTGTAGAGCGGACGAAGTCGGGCCCCCAGAACAGGACGATCTGGGCTTGCGCGGCCAGCAGCATGCTGACCGTCGTTTTCAGCGCCTGAGACCAATCGCGGGGATGACCGAGCGGTGAATCCGACCAGTCGCGGGCGCTCATCATCGCGCCCAGCTTGCCCCCGTCAGCGAGGAAGCCCAATTCAATCGACCGCCGAGCAGCCTTCTCAGACAGCACCGGATCCCCCGCTACGCGCGACACGGGCGTCCTTGCCCATTCGAGCCGGCTTTCGAGGGCTCGTGCTCAAGCGCAGATAACACCCGGCGCGCGCTCTGGTTCCATTCCAGTCGATTCCCGCCGTCCTTGTGCTATTGCTGCTCCCCGCAACTTGACGCGAGGTTCCCATGCTCCCCATTCCCGCCGACATCTTCACCGAGCCCGAGGACGTCTCGCCCGACGGCCTTGCCAATCTCGGCCCACTCCGCCGGCTCGCAGGGAGCTGGCAGGCGGACAAGGGCATCGACATCAATCCGAAGGCGGAGGGGCCGGAGCGGCGGACCTTCATCGAGCGCATCCGCATGGACCCGATCGACCCGCAGGCCAACGGGCCGCAGCTGTTTTACGGGCTGCGCTATCACATCCACATCAACACGCCCGAGGAAGACATCACCTTCCACGACCAGGTCGGCTACTGGCTGTGGGAGCCCGCGACCGGGCTGATCATGCAGACGCTCGCGATTCCGCGCGGACAGGTCTTGCTCGCCTCGGGCAAGGCCGGGCCGGATGACAGGAAGATATCGGTCACGGCGAAGCGCGGCGACACGGCTTACGGAATCTGCTCGACCGATTTCCTGGAACAGGCCTTCCGCACCGATTCCTATCGCTGCGACATCACCTTCAACGATGACGGAAGCTGGAGCTATCTGATCCAGACCGAGTTGTTCGTGCGCGGCGCGCCGTTCAATCATCACGACAGCAACACGCTGAAGCTCGTCGCGCCGCCAAAGCTCAATCCGCTGGCGGTGATCGTGAAGGATCGCGCCGGGCGCGATGGATCAGCGGCCTGAAGCGTACCCGGAGAATTGCATGAAGCCCTACGTCATTTGCCTGATGCATTCCAGCCTGGACGGCCGCACGCATCCCAGCCGCTGGCGGCCGAAGGGGGCGGGCACAGACTGGTTCGAGAAGATCCATGACGAACTCGGCGGCCACGCCTGGGTGATCGGCCGCGTCACCGGCTCCGAGTTCGCCAAGGGCAAGCCCTATCCCGAAACGGCGGGCGAGACATTTCCCCGCCAAAGCTGGTTCGCGCGGCGCGATGCCAAAACCTACGGCGTGGTGCTCGATGCACAGGGCAAGATCGGCTGGGGCCGGTCCGACATCGGCGGCGATCCGATCGTGGTGGTGCTGACCGAGAACGTGCCGGATTCGCATCTGGCGGGGCTGCGCGGCGAGGGTGTGTCCTATATCTTCGCCGGCAAGTCCGAGATCGACCTGGCGCTGACGCTGGACATCCTCAATCGCGAGTTAGGGGTGAAGCGCCTGCTGGTGGAGGGCGGCGGCGTCGCCAATGGCGCCTTCCTGCGCGCCGGCCTCATCGACGAATTCAACCTGATCCTCAGCCCCGCGATCGATGGCGCCAAGGGCGCACCCTTCGTGTTCGATTCGACGGACGCGGACAGCGACAAGCGCGCGCCGCTCGCCGCAATGACGCTGGAGAGCACGCGCGACCTCGGCGGTGGCGTTCTGCTGCTGCGGTATCTGATCAAGAACGACCCGCAAGCGATGCCCAAGTAAGGCATCGGCATGGGACAATTGGAGCACATCGTCATCGTCGGTGCCGGCGCGGCCGGGCTGATGGCGGCGCGCGAGCTGGCACGTGCGGGCAGGACGGTCACGATCCTGGAGGCGCGCGAGCGCTGCGGCGGGCGCATCGATCCGCTGCCGGCGTCGGAGTTCGGCTACCCCGCCGATGGCGGCGCCGAATTCGTCCATGGTGAGGCGCCGGTCACGCGCAAGCTGGTGCGCGAGGCGGGACTGTCGCTGCAGGAGATCGAAGGCACCCAGTGGAGTTTTGACGGCACGAGGCTCTCGCACGAACACCGTCACGATCCGCACGAGGCAGAGCTGTACGCCGCGCTGGGGGCGTTGAAGGATGACCTCACGGTTGCCGATTTCCTGCGCCGTCATTTTGCCGACCCCGAGTATGTTCAGCTGCGCCATTCGATCGAGCGCATGGTCGAGGGCTACGACGCCGCAGACCCCGAGCGCGCCTCGACGCTGGCGCTGCGCGAAGAATGGATGGACGGCGGGCATCACACCCAGGCGCGCATCGTCGGCGGCTACGGCGCGCTGATCGATTTTCTGGCGCGCGAGTGCCGCGGGCTTGGCGTGACGTTTCGCTTCGGCTGCGCGGTGTCGGCGATCGAGGAGACGGGCGGTGCGCTGGCCGTCCGCTGGGCCGGCGGCGACGCGCATGGCTGCGATCGCGCGATCCTCACCGTTCCGTTGCCGTTGCTGCGCGAGATCGCGCTTCCGGGACGCGCACGCGCGAAGGCTGCGGCAACTGACGATATCGGCTTCGGCAGCGTGATAAAGATCCTGCTGCGGTTCGCGCGGCCGTGGTGGCGCGAGCGAAACGAAGATCTCGCGGACATGACCTTCCTGCTGTCGGACCAGTCGATCCCGGTGTGGTGGACGCGGCATCCGGACCAGCATCCCGTGTTCACCGGCTGGTTCGGCGGGCCGCGGACGGCCGAGCTTGCGAAGCTCGATCGGCAGGGGTTGATCGATGCCGGGGTCGATTCGCTTGCGGCCATCTTCGGCGTGTCGCGGGACGACATCGCGCGCGATCTCGTGGCGGCTGCGGCGACCAACTGGCTGCACGATCCCTTCGCCCGCGGCGCCTATTCCTGGGCGACGCCGCGGACGCGCGAGGCCCGATCCTCGCGCGCGCCGACGGTCCGGTGCTGTTCTCCGGCGAAGCACTCTATCGCGGCCGCGACATGGGGACGGTCGAGGCGGCGCTGGCGAGCGGGCTGGAGACTGCGGAGATGATTTTGCGGGGATGAAAAAAGGCCCGCACAAGGCGGGCCTTATCGCTCACCAGCGGCCGCCGCCGAAGCTGAACGTCACGCCGGGACCTCCGCCACCATAATAGCCGTACGGTCCGCCGCCGTAATAGCCGTGGTGCCGCGGGTAATAGCCGTAGCTCCGGTAGTGCGGACGATAGTAGCCGTGGTGGTGATGGCGCCATTGGTGATGGCGATGGCCGTGGTGGTGGTGGTGCCTGTGCTGCGCGCTGATGTCGGTGGACTGGCCGGCTGGCGCGTTCTGCTTCGCGCTGGCCTTGCCCGCCGCGTTGGCCGTGGATCCGCCGGCGAGCGCCGCTGCACCCACAGCCATCGCGACAAAGAGATACTTCATGTCATCACTCCAGTTGAGAAGTCGCGTGATAACAGATGGCTGTCCGCTGCGTTCCGGCCAGTGCGGGCGTCGAAACGACGCAGACGAAATTCCGATCGACGTGTGAATGATGTGGCGCGATCTATTGTCGCATCGTTTCGAGCGAAGCGATCACGTCGGCGGCGCTGACGATGCGCGCAAATTCGCCGTTGAGATTCGACAGCGTCATCGCATGAATTTCTTCAGCCGAATGCTTGTCGCCATCTGGTCCGATCCGGTCGAAGGTCCAGGTCGCATCGCGCACGAGGCTCGCGTCGAAACCGAGATTGCCGGCCATCCGCGTCGTCGTCTCGACGCAATGATTGGTGGTGGCGCCGCAGATCACGAGCGTCGTGATGTTGTCTGCGCGCAGGCGCGTCTCGAGATCGGTGCCGATGAAGGCGCTGTTGACGCGCTTGACGATCACCGCCTCGCCCGGCGCTTCGCGCGCCTCGTCCTTGACCGCGTAGCCGGAACGCGACGGCAGGAACGTCGAGTTCGGCTTTGTGCCCTCGTGGCGGATGTGGAAGATCGGCGCGCCGCGCTTCCTGAATGCGGCGAGCAGATCGGCGATGTGCGCCACCGCGTCCGGATTGTTGCGCCGCTTGCCCGCCGCCTCCCATTCGTCGAACGCGCGCTGAACGTCGACGACGACGAGGGCGGGAAGGGGGCTGATCATGAGGAGCGGCTTTCAGACTTGCTTGCTGCGCGAAGTATGCGGGGCGACCGACATGACAGGCAATGTCGATTTTCCCTCGTTTCGCGACAGCTCTCGTGCCCCGGCTCTACGGAGCAGCGCTACGCGCTGCGCCGCATCCGGGACACGGAGAGCTGCGCGAGTGGGCCCTCACGGATGCGGGTCGGGAAACCCGTGGCGTTCGGAGAGCGCGGCGAGGATCGCGTCCTTGTCGGCAATGAAGGTGCGGTCGTGGTGGCTACCGTCTGGTGCGGCGACGTCGTCCCGTCGGCCAGCACGAGCAGCGGCAGCGACTGGTTCTCTTCGCCGACCAGCGCGATCACCGACAGCCTTGGGCGCGGCCATGCGATCCGCTCAACGTCGAGCTTTTCGGCGAGCTGCGGAAACGAGGCGAGCACGCCCTCGATCAGCGCGCAATGCCAGCAATAGAAGCGCTGGCCCGGAAAGGCGGGATCCTCGAAACCAGGGCGCAGCAGAAACAGGCGGTCGCGCGTCATGAATCGCTCCAAAGCATGGCGCGATCATACATGCCGGCAGCAGCGGATGATGCCGTTACTTGAACGGATCCTGGATCGATGGCGACGATTGCCGGATGCGGCGTACGCTCACCGGCTTGCCGTCGGAGACGAACAGCAGCTCGTACCGGCGGCCCTCGCTGTCGGTCGCCGTGCAGGTGACGTCGGTGACCTTCCTTGCGGCGAAATTGCCGGTCTGGCGGCAGACGCCGGTCGAGGTCTGCTCGCCCGGCACCGGCAGGCCGTCGACCTTGGGTCGGTCCTTGGAATTGAGCAGCATGCGGTCGATTCGCAGCTCGTAGGAATTGTCGTCCGCGCGCTGGCCGTTCTCGCCGGAGAACGACACGACGTGGTTGGCGTCGGAGGGGTCGTCGACGGCGACTGCGAAATTGACCCGGCCCTTGTCGCCATGGGCGTAAGCCACTGTCTTGCAAGCGAAGGTGCGCCCCGCAACCTTCAGCGTCTTGCAGTGGCCCGACATCAGCGCCAGCAGGTCGATAAAGGCGTTTTGCGCCGGCGGGTTGTTGACGGGAATGGGCGCGGAAGACTCGGCGAAACAAGGGCTTGCGAGAGTCGCGAGGGCCGCGGCGAGGACCGGTCGGCGGAGGCGCATCATCAGGCTCGTATGCCAGGGGGCCACGGCGGCGGGAAAGCTCCGCTCAACAACGAGCGAACCACAAATTGGTTGCGATCCCGTTTGTTCAGCTAAACCCGACTGGAATACCACCGCACCACCCATCGGCGATTCATCCGATCGCCCCATCCCGTCCTAGCAGGCCACTTGCTGCCAGACCGATGTTTTTTTCGTGGCAGAGCTAGACGGTCGCCGCCTGCCAGCGCGCATCGCGCAAGGACGGCCGGCGGTGCAGGCGGGCATCGAGCAGCGCGCGGGCGCGGGGCAGCTCGCCGCTGCGCATGAGCGCGACGATGTAGGTATCCTCGATCAGTTCGCGCTGGGCATGGCTGCCGCCGATGCGCACGACCTCGCCGAGGACGGGCGCGAGCGTTTGCACGCATGAGGTGTAATCCTCGCGGGCAAAGGCCACGAGCGCACGGCAGATCGCCGGCACCACGGGACCGGCCGGCAGCTTGCCGTCGCCGAGCCGCTGCTCGATCGCCGCGAGGCGCGCGGCGAGCGCCTCCTGGTTCTGCGTCGCCGCAGCGAACAGCGCCATGTGGACGTCGGCAAACGGCAGACTCGATTTCGGAAACAGTTTTTGCGCGGTGGCATCGGCCTCGAGCCAGAGCGCTTCCGGCACGGCGTGGCCGTAAGCCGACAGGCGCCAGAGCAGTGAGGCGCCGTCGGTGACGACGTTGAGCGGCGGCGCCTTCGTGGCGGAGGGCCGAAGCTCGTCGGCATAGATCGCAAGCGCGCGCGCCGCATCGCCATGCTCGAGCGCGCCGAGCGCCTGGTGCCAGCGGATATGGCCGTGCAGGATGCCGGTGCGGTCGTAAGAGGGGATCCACTCGTCGACGAGACGATCAGCCGCGTCGATCGAGCCGTCCTCGAACATCGCATGCAGCACGGCGTGCGCGGCGTGGGCGTTCTGACGGCGCAGGTCGAAGCCACGCTCGGTGACGCCGCGACCGCGCGCGACGTCGCCATTCTCGGTCATGGCCCAGCCGGACATGGTGAGAAACCACCAGTCCTCGCCATAATGCTGCGCGACGCGCTCGCACAGCTCGTGCCGGGCGCGGTCGTGATCGGGCATGCCGGAGAACGCGAACAGGCCGAACGCGCCGAGCGGCAGCGACAGCACCACAGCGTCGCGCGGCCACGCGTCGATGTGCTTCAGCGTCGATGCGATCGCCTCGGGCAGCCGGCCCTCGATCGCAAGCGCCAGCGTCTCGACATGCGAGCGCTCGCGTTCCGTGCCGCGTTTCGCTGTGAGCTCGCGCGCGCGTGCCGCCTTCTGCCGGGCGAGATCGCCCTGCTGATAGAAGGCATGCACGCGGGCGCGGGCGATATGGGGCAGCGCGAAATCCGGATCGGCCGCAATCGCGCGTTCCAGCGCCTCCGCCGTGCCGGTCCAGCCGGCCAGCATGAGATCGACGCCTTCGCGATAGGCGCTTGCCGCCTCGTGCGAAGACGTCGAGAGCGAAAGGCCGTAGCGGTCTTCGTGCGCCGTCATCGTCTTCAGCTCTCAAGCCGTCCGCGCGCGGCGTCCCTCGATCGGATAGGCGGGGTCGTTGTAGCCCGGCGTCGAGGGATGGCCCGGCACGACCAGCCGGTCGATCAGCGCCTCGTCATCCGCCGTGAAGCGGTAGTCGAGCGCGCGGATGTAGCCGTCCCACTGCTCCTCGGTGCGTGGGCCGGCGACGATCGAGCTGACAAAGGTGGAGTTCAGCACCCAGGCGACCGCGAACTGGCCGGCGGTGATGCCTTTCGTCTCGGCGTGGGTCTTGATCTCCTGCGCGAGCTGGAGCGATTCCGGCCGCCATTCGGTCTGCATCATGCGGGTGTCGTTGCGGCCGGCGCGTGTCTCCTTGTCCGGCGCGGCGTCGGGCTTGTACTTGCCGGTGAGCACGCCGCGCGCCAGCGGGCTGTAGGGCACGATGCCGAGGCCATAATAGGAGCACGCCGGGAAGTGCTCGACCTCGGGCATGCGGTTCATGGCGTTGTAATAAGGCTGGCTCACCGCGGGCCGGTCGATGCCGAGCCGGTCGCAGATGTTGCAGATCTCGGCGACGCGCCAGGCGCGGTAGTTCGAGACGCCGAAATAGCGCACCTTGCCGGCGCGGATCAAATCGCCCATCGCGCGCACCGTTTCCTCCAGCGGCGTCGCATGGTCTTCCTTGTGCAGATAGTAGATGTCGATGTGGTCGGTGCCGAGCCGCTTCAGGCTCTCATCGGCGGCCTGCAACACCCAGCGCCGCGACAGGCCGACACGGTTGGGATCGTCGCCCATACCAGTGTTCATGGGGTTGGCGAGTTTCGTGGCGAGCACCCAGGCGTGCCGGTTGTTGCCGATCGCGCGGCCGACCACCTCCTCGGAGCCGCCCTTCGAATAGGCATCCGCCGTGTCGATGAAATTGATCCCGGCCTCATGCGCCTTGGCGATGATCCGATTTGATGCGGCTTCATCGGTCGGCCCGCCGAACATCATGGTGCCCAGACAGATCGGCGAAACTTTCAGGCCGGTGCGGCCGAGCTGGCGGTATTGCATGGGCTGTTTCCTCAACGCTATCGAAGCTGGCAGCATAGCCAGCTAATTCCGTCATTGCGAGCGCAGCGAAGCAATCCAGAGATGCATCCGCGGAAAGATACTGGATTGCTTCGCTGCGCTCGCAATGACGAGATTGGGGAGGGCGCTTGCCGCACTCTCAGCTGTCATCGCCCGCGAAGGCGGGCGATCCAGTATTCCAGAGACGGCTGTGATTGAGCCGAGAGGCTGCGGCGTACTGGGTCGCCCGGTCAAGCCGGGCGACGACAGCGGTGGGTGTAGTTAGAGCGGCAGCCCGACCGCGCGACGCTACCCCGGCCCCTTCAAGATCTTGAACACGCCATTCGCCATCACGATGCAGCGACCACCCACCGTCACTTCGGTGCTCATGAAGATGAGGCTGCGCGTCGAGCGCACCACGCGCGGGCGGGAGATCAGGATGTCGCCGATCTGGCCGGCCTCGACGAAATGGGTATCGAGCTGCACCGTCGCCATGAACTCCTTGCCGGAAACGTAACGGGCGGTCATGCCGCAGGTGCGGTCCGCGAACGTCATCATCACGCCGCCCTGGACCATGCCGCGGCGATTGTGGTGCTTGTCCTCGGTGGCGAGCGCGAATTCGTAATGGCCGTCGACCTCGCGCTCCCACAAGGGGCCGATCAGGTGCAGGAAGCCCGTGGTCTCCAGGATGCTCCAGCCGTCCGATTTGAGCCTTGCGGCGGCCTTGTTGGTCATGTCGTCGTCCATTGCTGCGCGGGCGTTGCGAGCTCATTTCATCGGGGCCTGACGTGGTGTAGTCAAGCATCATGAGACCGTTCGACGATGCCACACGGCGGAATATCGCGGCTGCCTGCGCGGCCTTCACGCGCCTGCCGGAGGATGATGCGCCGGCCGCATTGAAACGCGCCGCGGTGGCGGTCGCGCTGACCGCGGCGAGTGACGGCGATGACACCGCATTCCTGCTCACGCTGCGCGCGTCACACCTGCGCGCCCATCGCGGCCAATGGGCCTTGCCGGGTGGCCGCTGCGATGCCGGCGAGACGCCGGTCGAGGCGGCGCTGCGCGAGCTTGATGAGGAGCTTGGCCTCCGCCTCACGCACGCGGAGGTGCTCGGCACGCTCGATGATTATCCGACCCGCTCCGGCTATCTGATCACGCCGGTGGTGGTCTGGACGGCCGACAGTGCCGCGATCCGGCCGAACCCGGATGA includes the following:
- a CDS encoding DUF3551 domain-containing protein, with product MDRVAPMLTLLTAAVFLAFLEPVRAAEADRYCLRGRNWGFPGNCQFATRSQCLAAASGTNAYCGINPRYAAPRRR
- a CDS encoding FABP family protein — translated: MLPIPADIFTEPEDVSPDGLANLGPLRRLAGSWQADKGIDINPKAEGPERRTFIERIRMDPIDPQANGPQLFYGLRYHIHINTPEEDITFHDQVGYWLWEPATGLIMQTLAIPRGQVLLASGKAGPDDRKISVTAKRGDTAYGICSTDFLEQAFRTDSYRCDITFNDDGSWSYLIQTELFVRGAPFNHHDSNTLKLVAPPKLNPLAVIVKDRAGRDGSAA
- a CDS encoding RibD family protein — encoded protein: MKPYVICLMHSSLDGRTHPSRWRPKGAGTDWFEKIHDELGGHAWVIGRVTGSEFAKGKPYPETAGETFPRQSWFARRDAKTYGVVLDAQGKIGWGRSDIGGDPIVVVLTENVPDSHLAGLRGEGVSYIFAGKSEIDLALTLDILNRELGVKRLLVEGGGVANGAFLRAGLIDEFNLILSPAIDGAKGAPFVFDSTDADSDKRAPLAAMTLESTRDLGGGVLLLRYLIKNDPQAMPK
- a CDS encoding cysteine hydrolase family protein, which translates into the protein MISPLPALVVVDVQRAFDEWEAAGKRRNNPDAVAHIADLLAAFRKRGAPIFHIRHEGTKPNSTFLPSRSGYAVKDEAREAPGEAVIVKRVNSAFIGTDLETRLRADNITTLVICGATTNHCVETTTRMAGNLGFDASLVRDATWTFDRIGPDGDKHSAEEIHAMTLSNLNGEFARIVSAADVIASLETMRQ
- a CDS encoding tetratricopeptide repeat protein, producing the protein MTAHEDRYGLSLSTSSHEAASAYREGVDLMLAGWTGTAEALERAIAADPDFALPHIARARVHAFYQQGDLARQKAARARELTAKRGTERERSHVETLALAIEGRLPEAIASTLKHIDAWPRDAVVLSLPLGAFGLFAFSGMPDHDRARHELCERVAQHYGEDWWFLTMSGWAMTENGDVARGRGVTERGFDLRRQNAHAAHAVLHAMFEDGSIDAADRLVDEWIPSYDRTGILHGHIRWHQALGALEHGDAARALAIYADELRPSATKAPPLNVVTDGASLLWRLSAYGHAVPEALWLEADATAQKLFPKSSLPFADVHMALFAAATQNQEALAARLAAIEQRLGDGKLPAGPVVPAICRALVAFAREDYTSCVQTLAPVLGEVVRIGGSHAQRELIEDTYIVALMRSGELPRARALLDARLHRRPSLRDARWQAATV
- a CDS encoding aldo/keto reductase, producing MQYRQLGRTGLKVSPICLGTMMFGGPTDEAASNRIIAKAHEAGINFIDTADAYSKGGSEEVVGRAIGNNRHAWVLATKLANPMNTGMGDDPNRVGLSRRWVLQAADESLKRLGTDHIDIYYLHKEDHATPLEETVRAMGDLIRAGKVRYFGVSNYRAWRVAEICNICDRLGIDRPAVSQPYYNAMNRMPEVEHFPACSYYGLGIVPYSPLARGVLTGKYKPDAAPDKETRAGRNDTRMMQTEWRPESLQLAQEIKTHAETKGITAGQFAVAWVLNSTFVSSIVAGPRTEEQWDGYIRALDYRFTADDEALIDRLVVPGHPSTPGYNDPAYPIEGRRARTA
- a CDS encoding PaaI family thioesterase, giving the protein MTNKAAARLKSDGWSILETTGFLHLIGPLWEREVDGHYEFALATEDKHHNRRGMVQGGVMMTFADRTCGMTARYVSGKEFMATVQLDTHFVEAGQIGDILISRPRVVRSTRSLIFMSTEVTVGGRCIVMANGVFKILKGPG
- a CDS encoding NUDIX hydrolase, which encodes MRPFDDATRRNIAAACAAFTRLPEDDAPAALKRAAVAVALTAASDGDDTAFLLTLRASHLRAHRGQWALPGGRCDAGETPVEAALRELDEELGLRLTHAEVLGTLDDYPTRSGYLITPVVVWTADSAAIRPNPDEVASVHHIALATIEHEDAFDFIAIPESSRRVIRFHHETSLIHAPTAALIYQFREVLAGRHTRVTELEQPVFAWK